Genomic DNA from Vibrio vulnificus CMCP6:
GATATACTCGTTAATGACTGGGTCATTGACGATGGGTTTGCTGCTGCGCAGCATGCGCATGTAGGCATCACCATAGATTAATTCTTGATCGATCGACAACGTGGCGCCTGCCGCTGTCCCAATGTCAGGCAAATCAATTGAATTGGCCCAAGCAGGTGTTGGCAAAGCTAAAGTCAAAGCGACAGATAAACTAATAATGGTACGCGCGCGTTTTAACATAGTAATGATTAACTCTCCATATAGCTGCAATATTAAGACCCATTGCTGGCTAATTGGTTTCGTAAAGTGTTACAAAAGAAAATGCCAGTCCCTTACTTAAACTGCAAATCAAACTTTGATAAATGCTGGCACCTGTAAAAAAACACTTTACAATATCACCCCTATCATCAGTTTTAGGCGAGAAGATGGAACGTAAGCGACTCGATCTTAGACAACAACGCTGCCCAATGTCATTACTTTTGGCTAAGCGCCACAGTGCAGAGTTATCGGAAGGAAGTCAATTAGTTATTCAACTATCCGACCAAAGCTCTATGCGCGATATCGTCAAGTATCTTCAATCACGTCAGTTTCTCGTCGAGACAACCATGGAACAGGAAGATTACCTCCTGACTATCACTTTTAATAAGGAAATGTCACAAGATGTTTGAAATGATCAACCGCTGGTATAAGCGCCGTTTTTCAGACCCCCATGCCGTCAGCTTAGTGGCTATCCTGCTATTTGGTTTTGTGACGATCTATTTCTTTGGCCACTTGCTGGCTCCTTTGTTAGTTGCCATTGTTTTGGCCTATTTGTTGGAATGGCCCGTTGCACAACTTCGTCGCTTTGGCGTACCGAGAACCGTTGGCGTGATCGCCGTGATTCTTCTGTTTATCGGATTGATGTTGATTGCGCTGTTTGGATTGATTCCAACCATTTGGACTCAGGTGGGTAACTTAATCAATGACGTTCCTAACATGTACAACGGGCTGCAGCAGTTTATTGCATCGCTGCCTGAACGTTATCCTGAGTTGGCCAATTTACAAATCGTAGAAGCGATTGTCACCAACGCGAAAAACAAAGTGTTGGGAATGGGAGAGAGTGTCGTTAAAGGTTCATTAGCTTCTTTGATCAGCATTGCAACCTTAGCGGTATACCTCATTCTAGTGCCTTTGCTGGTGTTCTTCTTACTCAAAGACAAAGAAGAAATGATGCGCATGGCCAGCGGCTTGCTGCCAAAGAATCGCAACTTAGCCAATAAAGTGTGGCATGAGATGAACGAGCAAATCTCCAACTACATCCGCGGCAAAGTGCTGGAGATCTTGATTGTTGGTGGGGTGAGTTATGTTACTTTCGCCATTTTGGACCTGAGGTATTCGGCGTTGCTCGCAGTGGCGGTGGGCCTTTCCGTGCTCATTCCATACATTGGTGCAGCGGCGGTAACGGTTCCCGTCGCGATTGTCGCGTTGTTCCAGTGGGGGATCTCAACCGAATTTTATACGTTGCTTATTGCTTATGGCATCATTCAAGCACTCGACGGTAACGTGCTTGTTCCGGTCCTCTTTTCTGAAGCGGTGAACCTGCATCCAGTGGCCATCATTGTTGCGGTCTTGGTGTTTGGTGGTCTGTGGGGATTTTGGGGCGTGTTCTTCGCTATCCCGTTGGCGACCTTAGTGAAAGCGGTTTGGAAAGCACTGCCAAGTCAAGATGAGCACGAAGCGCAACCGTCCTAAGATGGTATTGACTCAATTCATTCATTTATTACTCATAAAAGAAAGCCCAGCGAACACGCTGGGCTTATTATTGTCTGCTGGATAAGTAAAAATGCTTTAACTCGTCCTATTTGCTCTGCTCAAGATAATTAAGAACCACTTCATGGTGGTCTTTGGTTTTGAACTTATCAAAGACGTGTTCAATGACACCTTCCTCGTTGATGAGGAAACTAATACGGTGTAGGCCATCGTACACTTTGCCCATGAACTTTTTCTCGCCCCAAACACCAAATTGTTCAGCAACGGCGTGATCTTCATCTGACAACAAAGTGAAGTTGAGCGAATCTCGTTCAATAAACTTACCTAGGCGTTTGACTGGATCGATACTTACGCCCAGCACAACCACATTATGCTTTGCGAGCTCGCTATGGACGTCACGTAGACCTTGAGCCTGAACGGTACAACCGGGAGTCATTGCTTTTGGGTAGAAGTAAAAGAGAACTTTTTTTCCTTTGAGGTCTTTGAGCGAGACAAGATTTCCATTTTGATCAGGCAAAGAAAATTCTGGAGCAGGGGAGCCTGCTTGCAGCATATTCATGTCATTATTCCTTTTAAAGGGTGTTTTTTATAAAGTTCAGCGTGCCTTGTACGTTCAGCGAACGGCAAAGATCATTAAAATCTTCCTGAATCTGCATTAAATTGGATTCGTTTTGTACGTGTGCCGTAATCGCGATGTGGAACTGGTCTTGCTCCATTTGTACCGCGGCTTTATCGATGGTTTGGGCACTGAGTGCGCTCAGGCCGATTTGCTTTTCTGCAAAGAATTGTGTGAATTTTTCGGTGAGGCCGACGCGGTCATCCGATTCAACAAACACCTCAATGGTGTAGCAATTTGTCGTTGGATGATGAGCCGACGTTCGCTTCATTATGGTGATGAGATCATGTTCTTGGCCGAGCAGTGGTAAAGTGGTCTCGACTCGAGTGACGCCATTAGTGTTGCCAGACAGCAGCATGATGAGGGTAAACTCATTGCCAAAAATGGCGATTCGACTGTCAATAATGTTACAACCCGCACGCGTCACCAGTTGGACAACCTGGTTACAGATGCCTGGCCGATCCGTGCCCATTGCGGTAATTACCAGATGTTGAGTCATAGATTCGCTCTTATTGTGCATTTTGTTTTTTCCGGATGGTAACACAGAAGTTTATGGAAAATGTCGAGTCGCTTCCGTTTTTTATGTTAGGGAACGCTGTGTTGATGGTCTTGGAATTCACCAGACGCTGACAAGCCTACATCCTAGTCTCATTATAGTTGAGCAAAACTCGCTTTTCCGAGCGAATCGCTTATTGTCAAATATCCCCTAAGAAGCCGGGTTGAAGGCTCTGAACCTTCGATTGAGGGGCGGTTTGGCTACATAAATCACCAATCAACTCAAATATTCATCCACTAGTATTCAGGAAGCGAGTTTGCGCTCTTGTTTTTTTGAATCGCCTTACAGTACCATGCAGGAAGGATTAAATGAGGGAGAAAGACATGTTATCAGGAAGTATCGTTGCGTTACTTACGCCGTTCAAAGCCGATGGAGAAGTAGACTTTGATGGTCTGCAAAAATTAGTTGAATATCACATCGCTGCTGGTACGAACGGTATCGTGGCTGTGGGTACCACAGGAGAGTCTTCAACACTGACGGTTGAAGAGCACGTAAAAGTAGTCAACAAAACGGTTGAATTTGTTAATGGTCGAATCCCAGTGATCGCTGGCACGGGAGCCAATGCTACCCATGAGTCGGTGACCTTCAGCCGTCTGCTGAATGATTCAGGTATCGATGCGTGCCTGAGTGTTACTCCATACTACAATAAGCCAACGCAAGAAGGCCTATTCCAGCATTACAAAGCGATTGCTGAAGTGAGTAACGTTCCCCAAATTCTATACAATGTGCCTGGGCGTACTGCGGTTGACCTTTTGCCAGAGCCCGTTGCTCGTTTGGCTGAGCTCGAAAACATCGTTGCACTAAAAGATGCGACTGGTGATTTAAATCGAGTTGCAATTCATCGTGAACTTTGTGGCGAAGATTTTATCTTACTAAGTGGTGATGATGCGACAGGCCTAGATTTCGTCAAACTTGGCGGTCAAGGCGTGATTTCGGTTACCAACAATATTGCTGCAAAAGATATGGCGGATATGTTCCGTTTGGCCCTTGAAGGCCGTTTTGAAGAAGCGGAAGTGATCAATCAACGTTTGATGCCACTGCATAAAAACTTGTTTATCGAATCTAGCCCAATTCCAGTGAAATGGGCAGCGACACAACTTGGTTTGATTGAATGCGGGCATTTACGTCTACCGTTGACTGAGTTATCGGAAAAATGTCATCCGATCGTTGCACAAGCAATGACCGACGCAGGGATTTACTAAGAGAATGTAGTCACGCCGGAGAACATCCGGCGCTTTAGGAGTTTCAATGAAGTTTTCTCGTCAGTTAGTGCTTAGCTCGCTGGCTGTTTTTGTTTTGTCTGCCTGTTCTGGTAGCGCCACACAACGCCGTCAGGCAAAGGATGACTTTGCTTACCTAGAAACACCACCACTTGAGCAGTGGCAATTACCTGAAGGGGCAACCCCTCAATTTTATCCAAATTACAATATCCCTCAGGGTGAGTTTGCGGGTGGCATTGGTAAGCAAGTGGATATCCGTCCACCTCAGCAAATTTTAGAATTGATCCCGGGTGCACGTTATGAGCGCAGTCAGGGAGAAGTCACGCTTTGGCTGATCAAGCAAGAAGAAGCGGATGAAGTGTGGCAAACGGTGAAAGATATGCTGGCTGAGCGTCAAATTCCGATCGACATGCAATCCGATACTCACATCGAGACGGGTTGGGTTACGTGGCGCTCTGAAGATGAAGAGATGGAAATCGGTAGCCGATATGCAATTGATCGCTTCGAAGCAAACAATCGTCATGGTTTTAAAATCAATTTGGTTGATTGGCGAGAAGGCACTGAGCTTAAGCCGGTAACGCTTACCAATAAAGAGCGCTACAATGTGTTTATGACCAATTTGGTGACGTCTCAGTACGACCAAGTCAAACGCGATGAAGCGCAGCGTCGAGCTCAGGAATTGGTGAAGCAAATCCCTATCACGATGGGTACCGATAGAAGTGGTTTCCCGGTCATCATTGCACGTACTCCGTACAATGTGCTCTGGCAGCGTCTTCCTACGATTCTTCCGCAAATGGGTTTCACGATTGACGAGCGCAACCAATCTCAAGGCACCATCAAAGCGAAATACGCCTCGCCGGATGATGAATTCTGGAATGAAATCGGTGTGAAGCCGATGGAGCTCAAGTCAGGCACTTACACATTCTTGTTTGGTGATTTGGGTAACCGTACATCCATTAACGTGACCGATTCTTCGGGTAAACCGGTTGAGGAAGCGTTTTTGAAATCGATGGCACCCGTCTTAGCCGCGGTGGTTAAGAAAGAGTAAAAGAGAAAAAGTAAAAGGGGCATGATGCCCCTTTTTGCTATTTGCTATTTGTGTGCGCACCTGTATTTGGCGTTAGCCAAGATCTCAATCAGACCTATCTTGAAAGCTCATCATCGTTGTGGGCAGATTGCTGCTTTTTTTGATCAAGCTCGTTGAGCTTATCAAGATCGCTTTTGTCTTTCAGTTTATCCACTTGGCCTATTTTCATTTTGGCGGTGTATTTTAGTGCCGCGATGTTACCAACGATGACACTGAGTACCACAAAGCTGATGACCCAAGGATTGGTTAAGATTTCTTGCATACAGCCTCCGGTGTACAAATGTTGGCGATAAATTGATTGTAGATCAGAGTAAGATTAGAGAGCACTTGTTCCTGCCCGTCAATGGGATGAAGTTCCAATTGTTGGCGGAGTTTCTCTGGTGTTAACAGGGTTAGGCATTGCTGAGATGTTGCTAGATGGCTGATATGCCAAGGCTCTGCAGCCACGCCTCCTAAGTCTTCCGCATAGGGAAAGAAAAACCCAAAGCGGGACAAGTTCTCTTTTAGCCAGATATGGAATGCTTGCTGGTGTCCAGAGAGGTATTCCCAAGGTTCCAGTTTGAGCGATTCGTTTTCGGGCAATAGATTGCGCGCAAAGACATCAAAATCGCACCCCCAGTGATGGCGGCTAGCGCCAGGCAAAGCGGACCAACGGAGGATGGCCCACATTTTTTCGCTGTCACTGAGCGAGCTTTTATCCATGGGCTGCGAATGATGATCGAGGATCGGAGTTGCAGCGGAAAACTTACCATTCCAAATGGCCTTTTGGCGTTGAAAATCACGAAAACCGCTGGCAATTTCCATTTTAAAACCAGCGGTTTGAGCCGCTTCTAGCAGAGTGAAAAGATCATTTTTCACCTCAGGGTGGAGCCAAAACCACTTGTCCCCCACTAAAACGTGTTCTAAATGAGACGTTTCGCTGCCAGTCAGCTGCTCAATGGTGTTCATGCCAATAAGTTTTCCAATGTTTTCTGGTACATATCGGTGAGCTTTTCTAAGTCATCGATCTTCACGCACTCGTTCACTTTATGGATGGTGGCGTTCACCGGTCCTAGCTCAACTACTTGTCCACCCATTCGTGCGATAAAGCGTCCGTCTGAAGTACCGCCAGTGGTCAGTAACGCGGGTTTGGTTTGGTTGACGCTATCGACAGCATCCACCACCGCGTCCAGAAGTGCTCCCGTATCAGTTAGGAATGGGTCGCCGTTGTATGTCCATTTGAGATCGTAATTGAGGTCATGTTGGTCGAGTGTTTGAGTCACTCGTTCCACAATTCGCTCGTTGCAAAGCTCGGTACTAAAGCGCAAATTGAACTGAACGTGGAACTCACCTGGGATAACATTGGACGCACCCGTACCCGCTTGTACGTTCGGGATCTGGAAGCTGGTTGGCGGGAAGTATTCATTACCCTTGTCCCACTCAGTGGTCGCTAGGGCGTGAATTGCCAAAAGCGATTTGTGCACTGGGTTGTCCGCAAGATGAGGGTAAGCCACATGGCCTTGAGTCCCTTTGACGGTCAAGTCGCCAGTGATCGAACCACGACGACCATTTTTTACTACATCACCAACGACTTCGGTGCTTGATGGCTCGCCGACAATACACATGTCGATGTTTTCATCACGCGCCATCAACGTTTCCACAACGCGAACCGTGCCATTGATAAACGGGCCTTCCTCATCTGAGGTGATCAGGAAACCGATAGAACCCTGATGATCGGGATGTTCTGCGATAAAACGCTCCGTCGCGACGATCATTGCTGCCAATGAGCCTTTCATATCCGCAGCCCCACGGCCATACAAATAGCCTTCTTTTTCGGTCGGTTCAAAAGGCGGTGTGTGCCAATGCTCTAATTTTCCAGCGGGCACCACGTCAGTGTGGCCTGCAAAGGCGAAGAGTGGCGCTTGTGTGCCACGGCGAGCCCAAAAGTTGGTGGTATCTTCAAACACCATGCGCTCAATGGTAAAACCAAGAGCCTCTAGGCGCGCTATCATGACATCTTGGCAACCGGCGTCTTCGGGGGTTACCGACTGGCGACTGATGAGATCTTTGGTTAGAGCCAGTACTGGGCTGTCTGTCATCCTTGATAATCCTTCATTAATTGAAAATTTTTGAATACTGTTCTGCTTTAAAGCCAACGTGTAGCTGGTCATTGACTCGCAAAATTGGGCGTTTGATCATCGCAGGGTGTGCGACTAGCAAATCAACGGCGGTTGTCTCATTGAGCGACTCTTTTTGCTCGTCAGTCAACTGACGGAAGGTGGTGCCGCGCTTATTAAGCACTTGCTCCCAAGTCAATTGCTGACAAAACTCACTCACAAGTTCCGCGTTAATACCTTGCTTACGATAATCATGAAATTCGTAAGCAACGCCTGCGTCTTCTAGCCATTTTTTGGCTTTCTTAATGGTGTCGCAGTTAGGAATGCCATACATGGTAATGGTCACGTGTTTTTCCTTTTGGGCTAATTCTTTTTGTTGTGTTTTGCATCCTATCAAGAAGCGACAGAACACACAAAATATCGTCAGGAATATTTTGAAGTTCAAAAAAACTCACACTTTCGCTAAGGGGATTGGAGAGTTATTGATCAACCTCAACAAAAGACTGAGAAAAAAAGAAATAATGAGTTAGCACAAGTTTAGGAGGTGTCAATGGAATTGAGTCCTGTTTTCGCAAGGCGGCTGTATTTGGCCTTATTGGTGGAGAACCTTGAAAGGCCAAATGTGCCTAAGTTAATCGAAAAAACGGGGTGGCCTCGTCGTACTATTCAAGATGTACTGAAGGCGCTGCCGGGGATTGGAATCGAACTTATGTTTGTTCAAGATGGCCGACGTCATAATGATGGTTATTACCAACTGTCAGACTGGGGACCATTTGATAGCCAATGGGTTATGGAACGTGAGAAAGATATCGCCAGCAGCCTTGGATTTCGTGCGTAAGCCAGCATTCGCTGGCTTTTTTTATTGGCAGCGATAAGCGGTGCCAAGCAAGCTAAAAGAGGTGACAAACGCCTGCGGTGCAATGACGAAGATGGTGTCTGCATCTAATTCTTTGGCATTGTTTTTCAAATCATTGACCGCTCCCTGCATCATGGTGTCATTGCTGAAGAAGAGATAGCTATACCAATGACCTTCATTTCCTGTCACCGTGCCAAGATACTGACAATGTTTAGGATTAAACTGGTCATCAATGCGGATTTCGATTGCTTGTGAGCCGGAAAGTGGCAGATGGGTTGGGGTGGTACACCCTGCTAAAAACAGGCTAGCAAGTAACAATAAGCCGATGTTTTTCATATTATTTCCTCATCATGGCGTAAACAATAAAACCCAACCAGCTAACAATCAGCAGCCCCCAAGGAAGTATACGTACAAATTGGCTTGGTGTTGGGGGCGTTGCTTGAGTGTCGAATATTTCGTCTTCAGTCGAGCTCTGTTGCTCTTTGCTTTTATCGCGTAATTGCTTCTTACGCATTTTGTCCGCTTGACGATGCTTCTCTTTTTGCTGCTTTTTATAAAGCGCGATGCCTTTCTCAATGCCTTGTGCGATCAGTTTGGTTTGTTCTTTGGTTTGCCCAGGCTTTTGTGTCGCTCTAGCGATTTTGAGTGCTTCTTGCTGAGATTCTGGTGACGGTGTGATTGTGTGGTGTTTCATCATCATAAGTCTGCTGTAAAAGAGATGGCATTAGTCTAACCTTTGCGGGTTACTAATTGAATCATTTGCGTTAAAGTGTCGCGAGTCCCATTGATTAAGATTTAGATTTTGCGATATTCGATAGATCATTATGACAACCAAGGTTATCTCAAAGCGCCTTTGTTGCTTTGGTTTGGTTGGTTTTTTTTAGCCCGAGCTTGGGTGGTCTTTGCTGGTGCAGGGGCAAGCCGCGAGAGTGGCGGCAAGATCTTGCAAATTGTTTACCCTGATAACCATACCCTCTATTTAGGTCTTCTGATTGGCATTCCAAGTGTTTTGCTGATGTGGATTATGGGATTGAGAAAGCCCGGCCGCCAATGGATTGATAAACTGACCAACTATGGACGGGGTTTCACCTTATGTTTGGTGTTAGGGCAAATTGTGCAGACGACCTACCATGTTTATCTGGAACATGGCGAGTTTAGCTGGACCAATGGGTTAACCCTATTAATACTACTTTGGTTTGGTATTTACGTATTCAATAGTCAGTGGGT
This window encodes:
- a CDS encoding sulfurtransferase TusA family protein — its product is MERKRLDLRQQRCPMSLLLAKRHSAELSEGSQLVIQLSDQSSMRDIVKYLQSRQFLVETTMEQEDYLLTITFNKEMSQDV
- a CDS encoding AI-2E family transporter; protein product: MFEMINRWYKRRFSDPHAVSLVAILLFGFVTIYFFGHLLAPLLVAIVLAYLLEWPVAQLRRFGVPRTVGVIAVILLFIGLMLIALFGLIPTIWTQVGNLINDVPNMYNGLQQFIASLPERYPELANLQIVEAIVTNAKNKVLGMGESVVKGSLASLISIATLAVYLILVPLLVFFLLKDKEEMMRMASGLLPKNRNLANKVWHEMNEQISNYIRGKVLEILIVGGVSYVTFAILDLRYSALLAVAVGLSVLIPYIGAAAVTVPVAIVALFQWGISTEFYTLLIAYGIIQALDGNVLVPVLFSEAVNLHPVAIIVAVLVFGGLWGFWGVFFAIPLATLVKAVWKALPSQDEHEAQPS
- the bcp gene encoding thioredoxin-dependent thiol peroxidase produces the protein MNMLQAGSPAPEFSLPDQNGNLVSLKDLKGKKVLFYFYPKAMTPGCTVQAQGLRDVHSELAKHNVVVLGVSIDPVKRLGKFIERDSLNFTLLSDEDHAVAEQFGVWGEKKFMGKVYDGLHRISFLINEEGVIEHVFDKFKTKDHHEVVLNYLEQSK
- a CDS encoding glycine cleavage system protein R encodes the protein MTQHLVITAMGTDRPGICNQVVQLVTRAGCNIIDSRIAIFGNEFTLIMLLSGNTNGVTRVETTLPLLGQEHDLITIMKRTSAHHPTTNCYTIEVFVESDDRVGLTEKFTQFFAEKQIGLSALSAQTIDKAAVQMEQDQFHIAITAHVQNESNLMQIQEDFNDLCRSLNVQGTLNFIKNTL
- the dapA gene encoding 4-hydroxy-tetrahydrodipicolinate synthase gives rise to the protein MLSGSIVALLTPFKADGEVDFDGLQKLVEYHIAAGTNGIVAVGTTGESSTLTVEEHVKVVNKTVEFVNGRIPVIAGTGANATHESVTFSRLLNDSGIDACLSVTPYYNKPTQEGLFQHYKAIAEVSNVPQILYNVPGRTAVDLLPEPVARLAELENIVALKDATGDLNRVAIHRELCGEDFILLSGDDATGLDFVKLGGQGVISVTNNIAAKDMADMFRLALEGRFEEAEVINQRLMPLHKNLFIESSPIPVKWAATQLGLIECGHLRLPLTELSEKCHPIVAQAMTDAGIY
- the bamC gene encoding outer membrane protein assembly factor BamC; the protein is MKFSRQLVLSSLAVFVLSACSGSATQRRQAKDDFAYLETPPLEQWQLPEGATPQFYPNYNIPQGEFAGGIGKQVDIRPPQQILELIPGARYERSQGEVTLWLIKQEEADEVWQTVKDMLAERQIPIDMQSDTHIETGWVTWRSEDEEMEIGSRYAIDRFEANNRHGFKINLVDWREGTELKPVTLTNKERYNVFMTNLVTSQYDQVKRDEAQRRAQELVKQIPITMGTDRSGFPVIIARTPYNVLWQRLPTILPQMGFTIDERNQSQGTIKAKYASPDDEFWNEIGVKPMELKSGTYTFLFGDLGNRTSINVTDSSGKPVEEAFLKSMAPVLAAVVKKE
- a CDS encoding DUF2897 family protein, translating into MQEILTNPWVISFVVLSVIVGNIAALKYTAKMKIGQVDKLKDKSDLDKLNELDQKKQQSAHNDDELSR
- a CDS encoding M15 family metallopeptidase; this translates as MNTIEQLTGSETSHLEHVLVGDKWFWLHPEVKNDLFTLLEAAQTAGFKMEIASGFRDFQRQKAIWNGKFSAATPILDHHSQPMDKSSLSDSEKMWAILRWSALPGASRHHWGCDFDVFARNLLPENESLKLEPWEYLSGHQQAFHIWLKENLSRFGFFFPYAEDLGGVAAEPWHISHLATSQQCLTLLTPEKLRQQLELHPIDGQEQVLSNLTLIYNQFIANICTPEAVCKKS
- the dapE gene encoding succinyl-diaminopimelate desuccinylase, translated to MTDSPVLALTKDLISRQSVTPEDAGCQDVMIARLEALGFTIERMVFEDTTNFWARRGTQAPLFAFAGHTDVVPAGKLEHWHTPPFEPTEKEGYLYGRGAADMKGSLAAMIVATERFIAEHPDHQGSIGFLITSDEEGPFINGTVRVVETLMARDENIDMCIVGEPSSTEVVGDVVKNGRRGSITGDLTVKGTQGHVAYPHLADNPVHKSLLAIHALATTEWDKGNEYFPPTSFQIPNVQAGTGASNVIPGEFHVQFNLRFSTELCNERIVERVTQTLDQHDLNYDLKWTYNGDPFLTDTGALLDAVVDAVDSVNQTKPALLTTGGTSDGRFIARMGGQVVELGPVNATIHKVNECVKIDDLEKLTDMYQKTLENLLA
- a CDS encoding ArsC family reductase, with protein sequence MTITMYGIPNCDTIKKAKKWLEDAGVAYEFHDYRKQGINAELVSEFCQQLTWEQVLNKRGTTFRQLTDEQKESLNETTAVDLLVAHPAMIKRPILRVNDQLHVGFKAEQYSKIFN
- a CDS encoding winged helix-turn-helix domain-containing protein, giving the protein MELSPVFARRLYLALLVENLERPNVPKLIEKTGWPRRTIQDVLKALPGIGIELMFVQDGRRHNDGYYQLSDWGPFDSQWVMEREKDIASSLGFRA
- a CDS encoding DUF4156 domain-containing protein codes for the protein MKNIGLLLLASLFLAGCTTPTHLPLSGSQAIEIRIDDQFNPKHCQYLGTVTGNEGHWYSYLFFSNDTMMQGAVNDLKNNAKELDADTIFVIAPQAFVTSFSLLGTAYRCQ
- a CDS encoding DUF2956 domain-containing protein; translation: MMMKHHTITPSPESQQEALKIARATQKPGQTKEQTKLIAQGIEKGIALYKKQQKEKHRQADKMRKKQLRDKSKEQQSSTEDEIFDTQATPPTPSQFVRILPWGLLIVSWLGFIVYAMMRK
- a CDS encoding DUF2919 domain-containing protein — its product is MRYSIDHYDNQGYLKAPLLLWFGWFFLARAWVVFAGAGASRESGGKILQIVYPDNHTLYLGLLIGIPSVLLMWIMGLRKPGRQWIDKLTNYGRGFTLCLVLGQIVQTTYHVYLEHGEFSWTNGLTLLILLWFGIYVFNSQWVKDCFHVPNLPTDDNLN